GAGAAAATATAACACTGTCTTTAATTTTAATTCCTTTAATAAAACTTTTTGGGCTTTCAACTTTGATAGTAAGAACTCCTGTTTTTATTGCTTCGCTTCTTTCCATATTTTTTACTTATCTGCTGGGAAAAGAGCTGTTTAATAAAAAAATAGGCGTTATTTCCGCGTTGCTTTTAACAGCTTCTCCTTGGCATATTTATGTTTCAACAACGGGATATAACGTTTGTTTATTGCCATTCTTTTATACTGCTATTATTTATTGCTTGATTAAATTTTTTAAAGAAAAAAAACATTTTTATTTTTATATCTCCACTATTATTTCCGCTATAACTTTTTATACTTACGCCTTATCTTTTTTATGGATTCCTCTTATTTATTTAATTTTTTTCTTTATAAATAAAAAGGAAATTTTTAGCAATAAAAAAATTATACTGCTTAATTTGCTTATTTTAATAATTTTAATATCCCCGATTGCTATCTTTTATTTGCAAAATCAATTTCAATTATTGAATTACGAAAAATTCGGCCCTTTTGGGCTTCCTGATTTGGAGAAAACTCGGCTTGATATGGTTTCAATTTTTAACAACCCGCTTATTTTTGCCTCAAATTTTATTATTCAATATTTTATTCATATTTTTACTTTGTGTTTCGCATTAATGATTATAAAATATAGTTTTATTCCATTGGGCGGAATTTATTTTTTTGAAATACTGTTTATTTTATACGGCATAAAAGAAATAATAAAAAAACGAAAAAACGAAAAAAAATATCAGCTGCTATTATTATGGTTTTTATTAGCTCCGCTTCCAGTGTGTTTCACTCTTTTTTGCGCTGACAACCCGTCAATTATACATCCATTAAGATCAATACATTTTCTTCCTCTTCTGCAAATTATCGGCGCTGTTGGAATATATAACATTTTTTTCAATAAAGAAAAAAACGAAAAACACGAACATACAAAAATAAAAATAATATATGCGATAACGATAATTATGACGCTTCACATAGCAATGTCTTTTTTTTGTTATTATAAGCACAATAATATTTTTGAATATCAAAAACAAAAAAACGCTCAAGTCGCGGTTATGGAATTTGTTCAAGACAATCAAAAACAATATGATAAAATTATTATAAGCGATGATATTAGGTATTTATTTTTCGCGTTTTTTTTAAAAATAGACCCTGAAATAACCCAAAAAATAAACAATAAAAATGCTGATTATTCAAATAAATATATNNNNNNNNNNNNNNNNNNNNNNNNNNNNNNNNNNNNNNNNNNNNNNNNNNNNNNNNNNNNNNNNNNNNNNNNNNNNNNNNNNNNNNNNNNNNNNNNNNNNTCAAATAAATATATGTTTTTAAATAATGAAATTCCAGCAATTAAAGGCAAAATATTATATGTTATTAGCGATAATCAATATAACATTCAAGGAAAAATTTTAAAGCATTTTTCTGGCTTAGGAAATGATTTCACGATAATAGAAAAATAGCTCAATATTTTATGACAAATATATTTAAAATTTACAAGCAATTTTTTATTAAAATATATTATAGTATTTTTGAAAAAAATAAATTTTTAAATACAATTTTTAATATTCTATTTATTTTAGCGTTACTATACTTTTTTACATCAGAATTTTATATTCAACAAAAAAATTATGGATTGGATTTTAAAAATACTCTTTATATTTTTTTGTTATTAATCTACGTGTTTTTATTTCCCATATTATTTTTTTCTTTAAACAAAAAAGTAATAATAAAAAACAAACTAATAAAATATTTATGCGTTATAATAATAATATTCTATTATATTATTTTGTTTCTTATTATAGAGTACGCTCTCAAATACAGGCACCCCTTTGACTTTTATTTTTTTTGGTATAATGCTAAAGAGGTTTTGCAAACAATTATTTTAGTTATAGGCAAAACAACTTTTTTAATCCTGTTATCAGCTGGAATTATAATAATAATATCTTTAATATGTTTTCTAAAAAATTTAAAGCAAATAAAAATCAAAAAAAATGTGTTAATATCTCTATTTTTAATACTATTATACATACCTGCTGTTAATATTCATATAAGACATAAACCATTTATGATAGAGCTTGCTGAAAAAATTTTTTCAAAACAAAAAAACATAATAAAAAACTATGACAAAAAATATAGCTCTCTTTTAAATCATTATTCTGAAATTAACAAATCTGAATTTATATTTCCAATCAATGACAAAGATATTGATATATATTTTATACACCTTGAAAGCATTAATAGTCTTGTTGTAAATCAAAATACAATGCCAAAACTTTTAAAATATTCTGATAGATACGGAGTAAGATTTGATAATTTTTTAAGCAATACAACGCAAACAATCAGAACCGAAGAAAGCATTCTATGCTCTATACCGCCAATAATAGCTCCTTTAAAACACGGCATAATGGAAAATATTATTTGCCTGCCTAAAATCTTAGAATGGGATGGATATAAAACTA
The genomic region above belongs to Patescibacteria group bacterium and contains:
- a CDS encoding glycosyltransferase family 39 protein, which produces MFKLNRKKIILISVLIIFAFFIGLRIFYIFTKQPSVDEIAVGYEAFSILKTGADRNGNFFPAHFYNFGWGENITLSLILIPLIKLFGLSTLIVRTPVFIASLLSIFFTYLLGKELFNKKIGVISALLLTASPWHIYVSTTGYNVCLLPFFYTAIIYCLIKFFKEKKHFYFYISTIISAITFYTYALSFLWIPLIYLIFFFINKKEIFSNKKIILLNLLILIILISPIAIFYLQNQFQLLNYEKFGPFGLPDLEKTRLDMVSIFNNPLIFASNFIIQYFIHIFTLCFALMIIKYSFIPLGGIYFFEILFILYGIKEIIKKRKNEKKYQLLLLWFLLAPLPVCFTLFCADNPSIIHPLRSIHFLPLLQIIGAVGIYNIFFNKEKNEKHEHTKIKIIYAITIIMTLHIAMSFFCYYKHNNIFEYQKQKNAQVAVMEFVQDNQKQYDKIIISDDIRYLFFAFFLKIDPEITQKINNKNADYSNKY